Genomic segment of Mucilaginibacter sabulilitoris:
AGATTAGTGGATTGATAGATCCATCAGCAGCAAAAGTAAGCGGAGCCCAGTAAAAATTGGCTTGCGCCTCATTTTTGGCTGCGTTGTTCCATAAGTCGCTGCCAAAAAGAAAAACTGTTTCTGAATTTAATTTAAAGGTTGATACAAAAGAGGGTTGGCCGCCGCAGGAATTGTCGCTGATCTTTTTACCTTCAGACCATGGCCCCAAAGGTGATCTGGCAGTGCGATAAGAAGCGCCTGTGCCCGAGCAATATCCACAGTTAGGATCCGAGTAAACCACATAGTAAATGCCTTTTCGCTTAAACAATGCTGGCGCTTCTGTTTTGCCATCGGTAACTGATTTAACATGCTGACCTGTACCAGTAAGATAATCGGCACTTAACTTTTCAATCACGATGCTGCCTTTTGTACGCCAGTCGGTATAAGCAAGATAAGCCGTTCCGTCATCATCAACAAACGTATCATGGTCGCCATTATTCAGGCCTGCTACGGGCATTTCACTGTTAACCGCAAGGGTTGGTTCCTTAACTTCGGTAAATGGGCCTGTTGGCTTTTTGCTTGTGAAAACACGATACCCAACGCGATTATCATATACATTTATCCAAAGTACATAAAGCCGCGTTTTCTGATTGTAAATAACATGAGGACGAAAGCAACCATAAGTTTTGCCATCGCAACGCGTTTGCCACACAGTGGTTTTAGCGTTAAATAAAAAGCCTTTATCTGTCCAATTGTTAAGATCTGTAGATGAATATACTTTAAAACCACAAAATGGGGCCGACTTATTGCCCCATTCAAAGCCACAATCATAACTGGTGCCATATAGATAATATATGCCATTAAACAATGCTATTTCGCCATCATGAGCATCAATAGCATTGCCAAGGTTATCAAACCTGGTTAGCTGTTTCCCGTTGCTGCTAAAGTTTTTTTTGGTTTGTGCGAAGGTAATTTGTGTAAATAGCAGAAAACTTAGAATGGTGGTGATAATGATTGTTTTCATTGGTCTTAAAGTTTATTTGGAAGCTTATATGTTGTACAGCATAGAGCTGTAGCTTTCCAAAATTATTTTAGTAGAACCAGATTATACTTACATTATTTGATAATTTATTTGTTGTTTATGGCAGGTGTTACAAAGTACCCCGGGTTCGTTTCCTATATTCTGAAGGGGTTAAGCCGGTTCTTTTTTTAAAGAGTTTTGAAAAGTAAAAATAAGAATCAAACCGAAGATCACTTGAAATCTGTTTAATGGGTATGCCTGGGTCATTAAGCAAACTTTTGGCACGCTCAATTTTTAATTGAATATAATACTGACCAGGTGAAAGGCCTGTGTGGGTTTTAAACACTTTACGAAACCAGGAATAACCAACCTGCAATTGCTCGGCGGCTATTTCTGGCGAAAAATCCTCGGCTATGTTAGACCTAAACAATAGACGTGCCTTGTTAATAATCACTTCTTTGTCTTCAGATTCGACTGAGTTTTGTTTTATAATAGAATGGAAGCTGCCAAGCAAATGCAATGCGGCACCGGATATGAGGGGCTGGTAGCCTGGACCTTCCAGTTTCGTTTTTTCGATGATGCAGTTAAAAATGTCAAATGTATTTTCATTAAACCCAATATATAAACAAGGGTTATCGGGCTTGAAAAAACTCCTTTTAGCCAGATTGTCCATGATCTCACCTTTAACGCCTATCCAATATTCGTCC
This window contains:
- a CDS encoding family 43 glycosylhydrolase, which translates into the protein MKTIIITTILSFLLFTQITFAQTKKNFSSNGKQLTRFDNLGNAIDAHDGEIALFNGIYYLYGTSYDCGFEWGNKSAPFCGFKVYSSTDLNNWTDKGFLFNAKTTVWQTRCDGKTYGCFRPHVIYNQKTRLYVLWINVYDNRVGYRVFTSKKPTGPFTEVKEPTLAVNSEMPVAGLNNGDHDTFVDDDGTAYLAYTDWRTKGSIVIEKLSADYLTGTGQHVKSVTDGKTEAPALFKRKGIYYVVYSDPNCGYCSGTGASYRTARSPLGPWSEGKKISDNSCGGQPSFVSTFKLNSETVFLFGSDLWNNAAKNEAQANFYWAPLTFAADGSINPLICGETNVLPNYNAGKSTQVNDDFTTACDINKTRQWAQSFTADHSGSLYQLDFTTFKSGYPDADLMIELYSTDNESNLTGAAIATITLKQDTLSWAPKNYTIKFKAAVIKGKRYLAVIKSTTTTGCYGLEYKESETDNSAAMSNNGSDRFTQEKGKAIKLKVHIK
- a CDS encoding AraC family transcriptional regulator, whose translation is MINYYKYLPVSKEDENWGLCVLNAGCTRIEASGLYPFKSHPAHHYFNWNAGRVLNEYQIIYITKGKGIFESDSCSQTEVKAGTIIILFPGERHRYKPNGETGWDEYWIGVKGEIMDNLAKRSFFKPDNPCLYIGFNENTFDIFNCIIEKTKLEGPGYQPLISGAALHLLGSFHSIIKQNSVESEDKEVIINKARLLFRSNIAEDFSPEIAAEQLQVGYSWFRKVFKTHTGLSPGQYYIQLKIERAKSLLNDPGIPIKQISSDLRFDSYFYFSKLFKKRTGLTPSEYRKRTRGTL